From Argopecten irradians isolate NY chromosome 12, Ai_NY, whole genome shotgun sequence, one genomic window encodes:
- the LOC138336688 gene encoding uncharacterized protein produces the protein MDTKTKQAKTVLFLNRGDSFGEQAIMTQSLRQTTVISREKIELLVMGDTDFVDIFMSGGLRDPNDPFLRSIPFLEDWPIEKLAEHPKKAILSYFKRGTVLVPDSKNSEWLFVVKSGSCSIFKKLEHVDSKKFRKPTRSLDYREKLVEAAKNDTVISHEDQITLLREDEIKRLEQKNLYFRFYALPEINIATNAAYQELRRLHFEHINQNTVTRAIGNLGALSIHGGDTESIVTEAESKYREHAQEEIRSFRKKSIANLHNLVAKGPYLKPKNPLLDEGHRPPSTTTYADDFETEPERRKKQVTIRSESPEAMPPAPQEELPTFIEVRVLQKGMSFVSTISLFFIF, from the exons ATGGATACCAAGACGAAGCAGGCAAAGACAGTTCTTTTTCTAAATCGAGGAGATAGCTTTGGCGAACAGGCAATCATGACCCAGTCTCTACGTCAAACTACTGTCATATCCCGGGAGAAAATAGAACTTCTTGTCATGGGCGATACG GATTTTGTTGACATATTTATGTCTGGCGGTTTACGTGATCCTAATGACCCATTCCTCAG GTCTATTCCATTTCTGGAAGATTGGCCGATCGAAAAACTGGCAGAGCATCCAAAGAAAGCAATATTAAGTTACTTCAA ACGAGGAACAGTTCTTGTTCCAGACAGTAAGAACAGCGAGTGGCTATTTGTGGTTAAGTCG GGAAGTTGCAGTATATTCAAGAAGTTAGAGCATGTGGATTCAAAGAAATTCAGAAAGCCTACTCGATCGCTGGACTATAGAGAGAAAT TGGTGGAGGCAGCAAAGAATGATACAGTTATATCGCATGAAGATCAGATTACCTTATTACGTGAGGACGAAATCAAAAGACTCGAGCAGAAAAATCTGTACTTCCGGTTTTATGCACTTCCGGAAATAAATATTGCTACTAATGCTGCCTATCAAGAACTAAGACGGTTGCATTTTGAG CACATCAACCAGAATACCGTCACGCGAGCGATAGGAAATTTAGGGGCATTGTCCATTCACGGAGGGGACACAGAGTCCATTGTGACTGAGGCTGAATCTAAATATAGAGAACACGCTCAGGAGGAGATCAGAAGCTTCCGAAAAAAATCTATCGCCAACCTGCATAATTTGGTTGCAAAG GGGCCATACCTGAAACCAAAGAATCCGCTTCTAGATGAAG GTCACCGACCCCCATCTACAACGACATATGCAGACGACTTTGAGACCGAGCCTGAGCGGAGGAAGAAGCAAGTCACAATCCGATCGGAATCACCGGAA GCAATGCCACCGGCACCACAAGAGGAGTTGCCTACATTTATAGAAGTCCGAGTCCTACAAAAAGGAATGTCGTTTGTAAGTACAATTAgtctgtttttcattttttaa